The following nucleotide sequence is from Erinaceus europaeus chromosome 8, mEriEur2.1, whole genome shotgun sequence.
ccaataaatgggtactcacatgGATGCACcacaatccaatgcatcccggtgTCTGTACTAGGAATCCGTCTCTCCTGGTggctgtcttttccttttttttttttttaacctgacaggaatagaaaaatttaaagaggaaggtgaaggagagagagagagagaaagagagagagagggatctgtatctgcatcactgcttcaccacttgtaaatcacCCTTGTAAGTGAGGACaaaccagagccttgaacccagatccttactgcaTGCTAATGTGCACATCCAACTtgttgtgccactgcttggcccctgtaTTTTTTGTTCTGGGGTTCGGTGATATGAGGTAAGATGAACTCTTTAGTTGGGAAATGTGATTGAAAAATTCCTGTGCAGAAAATAACATGAGTTTTTGCTATAAATGGAGGGGAAAAATGTAAAAACTTTGAAGTTATCAACTGTGTCAGTTCATCCAGTCAATAATTACTTGTaggtaattaattattatttatttggaacCTTAGTCACATaaaattaaacaatttttatAGATCATGGGCCATATTAGAATTTTTATAGAGTGTCAGTTTTACAGAGGGAAAATGCATTTCAACATTGATTATTCTATTTGTTGAGTGGGGGTAATTTATGATAGTACATTGGAGAACTTTATGGATAATGTGTTAGCACTTGTGGGAAACTAAGGAGAATGTGACTCATGACTCCTTTTGAATATAATTGTTTAGCATTTTgttataggggtgtgtgtgtgttgaagatCATGTAGTTATGTTCTGTGTCTAAAGTAGTCACTTCATTTAGAGGATATAAAACAAGTATGACATACTGTACCCTCAAAGAAACCTATTATTCCATCTTTGCCAAAGGCATACACATTCAAAGTCGAATAATAGTGAATTCAGATTCTATTCATAAATTGCTTTACAAGTATTTATTGTGTCCAatactgtctgtctttctctgctttttGTGGGAAATATACAACCACCAGTAAACAGTTTCTGCCCTTGGAGTATATAGTCTAGTACAGAAGTGGAGTTATGTACAGTCAATGCTGTAAGAATTTGGGGGGGGTGCGTTTTGTTTATGAGAGATAGTATAATTTGTACCATAAGAAAGCTCCtaatcaagggagtcaggcggtagtgcagtgggttaagcgcacatggaagaAAGCTCCTAATCTAATGTTTACTATATTTTAATGCCATAACTGACTACTGCTCCTTGTTCTTCCATCTCACCAGGTTTTTTAGCTTACAAAGACTTCTAATTTCTATATCATTTTTCCATTCCCTGTAATTTCAGGCCACCATTGGATTTATTTTACATTAATCCCTGTCCAGTCTCGTCCTAATAATCTATACATTTAATTCTTTTGGGAAACAATTTCAGTCTCTTGGGGCTATATTCTTCCTCAAGCTGCAACACTGCAGATCTTTTGACTTGTCTAGCCATTTCGTTTCTTATGGGTTAACTCAGGCCACAGAGCTCTTCCGTGAAAAGATCACACAGTGGATGGATTGAAACCACTGCAATATATTGCCTCAGACAAATTTACTTTATCTCTGTAGTAATCTTTCGTAGTCATAACTACATTCTTAAATtagtctccttttcttctttttttttttttttcctccctctcatttccaacacttcactgctccaggtcaattttttttttttttttaaagggagaggTTCACACAAAGAAAGATACCACCACAGCACCAACACATCCTCCTATGTGAGAGACAGGCTATAACATAGGTCAGGTACAtaacaaagcagatgcactatccaggAGAGCTATCTTGCCAACTCAGTCTCCTTACCTTTTTGTTAATCACcattcctcaataaaaatattattttcttttactaaaaAATACCAGGTTTAGTTGCATAAAAATGTATAGATAAATAACACTATACTACACTTAAATGTCTTAGTCCCCAATACATTTATGTGTGTCCACTGTTCAAGATTTATTTCACCTGCTTGATTGAATATCAAGCCCTGTATTAGTCAGGAGAGTGGAAAATGCATTCTTGTATTCTCAGTGCTAATAGATTCTCTAAAAGATAAACTCCATGTAAGTAGCACCTTGAATAAGCAATTGATCAGATATATGGCGGTTTCTCAAGTATTTGTCCAAGAATAAATTAACTCCCCCTTTTAATTGTCAACTAGTGTTCTTCTAGAAGTTACTAGTTTAAGAGAAGTAGAAGTCACTGAGGACCCTCCCTTTGTTAtgaactctttcttcctttctctccatagCCAGATTTCATTACTGCATAGTTGATATTACCATTTGCAGATCTCTTTCAAAATGTATTGGTCTGTTGAGCAGGGAATATGTCAGAATAGTGTTGTGTATCAGTGCCTATTTTAGTGTCCTGTGGACAGTCAGTAAACAGCCAATAATTGTATACTGAAATGAAttgaatattcattttatttaaaaagggtaTTAGAATTATTCTGACCTCtagttattaatttttaaaattccatttgAAATGTGGGTTTTATAGACATACGTGGTCTGCAACGCCCTCCAGGGGTCTCTTTTGGTTCCTTTCTATCCAAGCTTTGAAAGTGCCTTCTATATTTGTTACAACTATGCTTGTGACTTTGATTCTTATAGGTGAAGGAATACCTCCTGGCAACTATGGAAATTATGGCTATGCTAATAGTGGGTATAGTGCCTGTGAAGAAGAAAATGAGAGACTCACTGAAAGTCTGAGAAATAAAGTAACTGCTATAAAATCTGTAAGTATATAGCAGAAATTATACTTCCAAATTTGTTTGTATACATATACTATATAATTACAAAGTGATAACTTTTTTTGGCCTAATATTCAGGAATTTTGCTACCCAAATACTGTAGCTGAGATCAAAGTGCACTCAAAATTTAGGACATAATTACAGTAGAAGATTGGAAAGTGTGACCAATCAGATGGTATGGAACTTAACTTATTTATCTTAAACTTCTTTTTCCATAGTTAAATCTAAAGTActgtatgtcttctttttttatatatatatatatatttattttatttatttattcccttttgttgcccttgttgttttattgttgtagttattattgttgttgtcgttgttggataggacagagagaaatggagagaggaggggaagacagagaggaggagagaaagatagacacctgcagacctgcttcaccacctgtgaagcaactcccctgcaggtggggagccggggttagaaccgggatccttatgccagtccttgtgctttgcgccacctgcgcttagcccgctgcactacagcccgactccccagtactGTATGTTTTCTATAGTAGTGTCTCAGAGCTGTCCGTCTTCTCCCAAACTGTTCTTCTTACTTCCTTATCATCTTAATTAGAAATTCCATTCTTTCATCCTTTTGTCTTTGTACCCCATTGTAATTACCGAGTCTAATGTTTTTCTTTCAACTGGTTCTATCTTAATGCCACctcctgattttctttcttttttttaaagaatttttttttattgtctttatttattggatagagacagccagatcgagagaggagagggagggagagagacagagagatacctgcagccctgctttaccacttgtgaagctttcctcctataggtgggaacccagggctcgaacctgggtcattgtgcactgtaatgtatgcgcttagccaggtgtgcccctCACCTCCTTATTTTCTTAGTTGAAGtattgaaaaaaatattataacCTTTTCTATCTTTGTACTTTTTATATATACTGCTTATATAGTTATtacttttgaatatatatatatatattattgccttcagagttattgctgaggctcggtgcctgcactacaaatctactgctcttagaagccattttttcccatttttgttgttattgctattgttgtttttgctgttgttgttggataggatagagaaaccgagataggaagacagagagtgggagagaaagacaaacaactgcatacctgcttcaccactgtgaagcagcctcccctgcaggtggggagccggggcttcaaccaggatccttacttggttcttgcactttgcaccaggtgctctggataacccactgcgctacctcctggccccttgaatatttttttaaatcaatttttatttttcccaaagCCTTCAGTATCCTCTCATAGTCTAGTAAAGTTCATAATCTATAGCTTGAACGAGCGAGTATGTCCACTTCAAAGATTGACCAGTTTTCTGGACCTTACCTCTCACATACCCAAATGTAAATGTCCTAAACAGAGATTCTAGTGTGCTTTGTACACTTCTAccccgttattattattatttttttaaatcatgctatccctttgctttagttatcttctccctccttctattGACTGTTCTTCCCCCTTCTGAAAGACTCTATTCATTGCAATTCCTCCAAGCTTTACCTAATTCAAACATCAAAAGTAAAAATTTCCATTATAAACATAAGATCAGtgcggtccaggaggtggtccagtagataaagcattggactctcaggcatgaagtcctgagttcaatcctcagcagcacatgaaccagagtgatgtctggttctttctctctctcctatctttctcattaataaataaataaaatctttaagcatAGTCATCTGGATTACAGCGACTTGTATATAAAAGAAATTTGCCAAAATGGGAGCTCTTACATTGTACTGGGTTACTGGAAAAGCAATGATAtattcttctatgcaaaaatatatcacttttctgaaaacccaatgcttataattttttttaattttatttaagaaaggattaattaacaaagccatagggtaggaggggtacaactccacacaattcccaccacccaatctccatatcccaccccctcccccgatagctttcccactctctatccctctgggagcatggacgcagggtcattgagggttgcagaaggtagaaggtctggcttctgtaattgcttcctcgctgaacatgggcgttgactggtcggtccatactcccagtctgcctctctctttccctagtaggatgggtctctggggaagctgagctccaggacacattggtggtgtcttcaatccagggaagtccaatttttttaattgaagaaatATTGTTTTATAAGATTGTTGTTCCagatacaatttcacatctttGCAAACTGTGTAGGTGTATATTTCCCTCCACCCAAGCACCTAGGGCTTATTTTTCCAAGTATAATTACTCACTAATGATATTGAGTAAACATGTATTGAATAAAGGAATTTAGAAAAGATGATGTTAATATTGAATGTGATTGATTCTGCATTTCAATAAACATGTTATATACTTATAGCTCATTTAGTAGAAGCTCATGTTGCCAAAACCTAATCGGTATTTCATTAGTCTTTGGAAAATCAAATTGTATTCAACCCGGAGACTATTACATTCTAAAATGAGTATTGTTTTTCAAAGTCATATTAAATCAAAAGGAGGGAATGGAGAATTGAATGCTTTGTTTTCAAACTATAATACTGGTAATTTAGGCTTCTTGTTAGACAAAGGCTGTGATGTCCTAGTAATTAGTTTCCTGGCCTAAGCTGCAGTTATAGAAAGTTGAGGGGCTTGGGCTTTATTATTTCTAAATTATTAAATTTGGAGGAAAAGCCCATATTCTGATTTATAGAATTATAGTATTGTTTTTGCTAATATTAACTATTATGTTTTCCACATAAATGGGTTGAGAACAATATTTGCAGTAGTTTGCTAAGACTTTCAGTAGTTGATTGTTTTTATTCAAATTTCTTGAAAATGAAGTTTTTGAATTATAGCTATAATTACccatatagtattttttttttgaggctcagaattttttttttacatgctttTAGGGCATAGATAACACTAActtatatttctttctatttattgtactttaatttttaaatttatttcgtatgagagagaaaggagaaagagagggagagagagggagagaaagagagatggttaTATAAGGCAGAATAAGAGAAACAGGAACACAACTACAGTACATTGGACCTCAGACTTTCAAGTCCTATACACTACTAGCTTAGCCATTTCTCTGGTTGACATTTATTATACAGTAAGGAAAATGtcattaaattaagaaaaaaataaacagcttAGTCATATATTCAAAATATTGTCTGAATTTCATTAGGAAAATATGCATATTTGAACTGTTAAAtacttgtatatatttttaaaagataaaacagTGAATATATAGAGAATTGCTAATGTAtaatataaagagagaaaagagcatGCCGAAATAAAAACATCATAGGGGCCAGAGAGGTAACTCACTGAAAGTACAAGCCACTGCATCACATGGGATTATAAAGATAACAGGGGAATCTGGTGCCAAGGTGTTTCTCAATGCTCTTTGCATGAAAAAGTTGTGCCAGGAGTCATCCAGTCACTCATGTGAGTGGTCTgaaaggtggtgtagtggataaaacattggactctcaagtgtgaggtccagagttcaatccctggcagcacatgtaccagagtgatgtctggttctttctctcctcctatctttctcattaataagtaaatgaagtatTAAATAAAAATCACTTGTGTAAGATCTTGActctgggggagaaaaaaacaggGGACATGGAGAATATGTTGAAGTTAAACAGTGTTCAATTGGAAATAAATAGaaattctaaatttattttctatttgagtAGAAAAAGTATCAGAAGAAGAGAGCATATTTCATGTTTCTAGAATGTAATTTTATTTGAGAAAATACATATGCGCCAATGTTATTTTTAACACTTAAATATTTTCATACAAGTAATTATGTGTATGTTTTCTTTATAGCTTTCTATTGAAATAGGCCATGAGgttaaaaaccaaaataaattatTGGCTGAAATGGTAAGTGATTGTGATTCCAACTTTAtttgataaatatatatttaaatttaaatttatttaaatttatttgattaATAAATATCAATGTAATATTCTCTACTTTAGTCTTTTACTCAGGGATACTGTTgctttaacatttattttgaaaTTGATCAAGAAAAAATTATGCCTGGATTCTCTGCAATTTATATCCAGTTCATTTGGAATAACTGTATGATCTATTTATCATATTTTTATGCTTTTTATCTTGCCTAACATGTAAGAAGTAATTTGGAAGTAGCAGTAGATGGAGGTGTGACTTAGGTAAAGAATGGGATGGGGGGGTTGCTGCtttggtgcactgagttaagcacacatagtaagtatGAAGTGGAAGGATGCattcaaggatccgagttcaagcaaAATTTGACTATAGTCACATCCTAGAACctttttacttatctttataaGTAAACTCAGTAACATACCTATTTCTGTTACCTCTTCCATTTTCTTAAATTTACTTTAGGTATCAAATTCTATgaatcttttcttatttctccacatacttttaaattatactattaaaaataaacctgACATTGAAAGCAACCTTCTAATGAAAATTGTACACTTTCAAAATTGAATA
It contains:
- the BET1 gene encoding BET1 homolog → MRRAGLGEGIPPGNYGNYGYANSGYSACEEENERLTESLRNKVTAIKSLSIEIGHEVKNQNKLLAEMDSQFDSTTGFLGKTMGKLKVLSRGSQTKLLCYMMLFSLFVFFVIYWIVKLR